A single bacterium HR11 DNA region contains:
- the nqo4_1 gene encoding NADH-quinone oxidoreductase subunit 4, giving the protein MTTILDVERIGPNAMVLHMGPQHPATHGILRLDLETEGEVITKVTPYIGYLHRCFEKHAESMGWQMVIPYTDRMDYVAAIHMELGYCLAVEKLARIEPPERVQYIRVIVAELQRIASHLLAIGTYGLDIGSVTPFFHAFREREKILDLLEELTGARLLYNYVRIGGVAFDLPDGWLDKVQRFLDQFEKAWDELNKILTYNAVFIERTARIGVIPAEVAIAYGLTGPNLRGSGVRWDLRKDEPCLVYDRFQFDVPVGTGQYGPLGSAWDRYYVRVQEMAESAKIVRQAIEQMPRGEAGDVQKAIPRVVRPPEGDIYFRYEAARGEIGYYIVSDGSPVPYRVKARSPCFCHISALPEIGPGAMIADAVALVGSLDIVMGEVDR; this is encoded by the coding sequence ATGACGACGATTCTGGACGTCGAACGGATCGGACCCAATGCCATGGTCCTTCACATGGGGCCGCAACATCCGGCGACCCATGGGATCTTGCGGCTGGACCTCGAGACCGAGGGCGAGGTCATCACGAAGGTCACGCCCTACATCGGGTATCTCCACCGGTGCTTCGAGAAACATGCGGAGTCCATGGGTTGGCAGATGGTCATCCCCTATACGGACCGGATGGACTATGTGGCGGCCATTCATATGGAGCTGGGCTATTGTCTGGCCGTCGAGAAGCTGGCCCGCATCGAGCCGCCCGAGCGGGTCCAGTACATCCGGGTCATCGTCGCCGAGCTCCAGCGGATCGCCTCCCATTTACTGGCCATCGGGACGTACGGCCTGGACATCGGGTCCGTCACGCCCTTCTTCCACGCCTTCCGGGAGCGGGAAAAAATCCTGGACCTGCTGGAAGAGCTGACGGGGGCCCGGCTTCTTTACAACTACGTCCGCATCGGGGGCGTGGCCTTCGACCTGCCGGACGGCTGGCTCGATAAGGTCCAACGGTTTCTGGACCAGTTCGAGAAGGCGTGGGACGAGCTCAATAAGATCCTGACATACAACGCTGTCTTCATCGAACGGACGGCCCGGATCGGGGTCATCCCGGCCGAGGTCGCCATCGCGTACGGCCTGACGGGCCCGAACCTCCGGGGCTCGGGCGTCCGATGGGACCTCCGGAAGGACGAGCCCTGCCTGGTGTACGACCGATTCCAGTTCGACGTGCCCGTCGGGACGGGGCAGTACGGGCCCCTGGGGTCGGCCTGGGACCGGTACTACGTCCGGGTCCAGGAGATGGCCGAGTCGGCCAAAATCGTCCGTCAGGCCATCGAGCAGATGCCCAGGGGCGAGGCCGGCGACGTCCAGAAGGCCATCCCCCGGGTCGTCCGACCGCCGGAGGGAGACATCTACTTCCGGTATGAGGCGGCTCGCGGCGAAATCGGGTACTATATCGTCTCGGACGGGTCGCCCGTCCCGTACCGGGTCAAGGCCCGGTCGCCGTGCTTCTGCCATATCAGCGCTCTGCCCGAGATCGGACCGGGGGCGATGATCGCCGACGCCGTCGCCCTCGTCGGGAGCCTCGACATCGTCATGGGTGAAGTGGACCGCTGA
- the hmuU gene encoding Hemin transport system permease protein HmuU encodes MAEILSLRFLTPLRWFSLLAVGLLILGGSAWVAVRLGPRYDGSAEPMADVPASIFWSIRVPRVWAAVVVGWALGVAGALYQGMLQNPLADPYLLGVSGGAALGVTLAVPWDWAVPWPWVSLPMVAAFAGALAFAFLVYGLARIRGQLPVYGLVLAGVVLNAVAGAFILLVTVTREYFQVQRVALWLIGQIQPLAYPLLITATAWVLVWTLGAWRDAPYLNLLVLGEDVPAAWGLAPDRLRVRWLIIGAALAAMTVAMAGMVGFVGLIVPHAVRLVVGYDFRKVLPLSAVVGALVVLWSDTLARTLWAPTEIPVGALTATLAGPYFLWLLRRTLHRGVSL; translated from the coding sequence ATGGCTGAAATCCTGTCCCTCCGGTTTCTGACGCCTCTTCGATGGTTTTCCCTGCTCGCCGTGGGCCTCCTGATCCTGGGGGGATCGGCGTGGGTCGCCGTTCGCTTGGGACCCCGGTATGACGGGAGCGCCGAGCCCATGGCGGACGTACCAGCTTCCATCTTCTGGAGCATCCGGGTCCCCCGGGTCTGGGCGGCCGTCGTGGTCGGCTGGGCCCTCGGCGTGGCCGGGGCCTTGTATCAGGGGATGCTTCAGAATCCCTTAGCGGACCCCTATTTGCTGGGTGTGTCCGGCGGAGCCGCCCTGGGGGTCACGCTGGCCGTCCCGTGGGACTGGGCCGTCCCCTGGCCATGGGTCTCCCTCCCGATGGTCGCCGCCTTTGCCGGCGCCCTGGCCTTTGCGTTCCTGGTCTACGGCCTGGCCCGCATCCGGGGCCAGCTACCCGTCTATGGCCTCGTCCTGGCCGGCGTCGTCCTGAACGCCGTCGCCGGGGCCTTCATCCTGCTGGTGACCGTGACGCGGGAGTACTTTCAGGTCCAACGGGTCGCCCTCTGGCTGATCGGTCAGATTCAGCCCTTAGCCTACCCCCTGTTGATTACGGCGACGGCCTGGGTCCTCGTCTGGACGCTCGGGGCCTGGCGAGACGCCCCGTACCTGAACCTGCTCGTCCTGGGCGAGGACGTCCCGGCGGCCTGGGGCTTGGCACCGGACCGGCTCCGGGTTCGATGGTTGATCATCGGCGCCGCCCTGGCGGCCATGACGGTGGCGATGGCCGGCATGGTCGGCTTTGTCGGCCTGATCGTGCCCCATGCCGTTCGGCTCGTCGTCGGATACGACTTCCGGAAGGTCCTGCCCCTGAGCGCCGTCGTCGGGGCCCTGGTCGTCCTGTGGAGTGATACCCTGGCCCGGACGCTGTGGGCCCCGACGGAGATTCCCGTCGGGGCCCTCACGGCAACCTTGGCGGGTCCGTATTTCCTATGGCTCCTTCGCCGCACGCTCCACCGGGGTGTCTCCTTGTAA
- the ade_1 gene encoding Adenine deaminase — protein sequence MRGWKRGLYFIVLGVLTSVSLGRPSPNGPPAGRPIALVGGMLIDGYGGPPLQDAVVLIEGDEIRAVGSVGSISIPPDAYVIDTDGKTVLPGLMDMHVHLDILGHADYAYWFTKYRGRWLDLIMPIAARQLLMAGVTTVRDVGAELESIIEFKRRVERGQVPGPRLFVSGPFLQVAETISDYDKDFRWPVRDVADARAKVRKLVEAGVDLIKLIDQDRMPQEVVNAIVDEAHRHGRHVAAHAHREGEIIQGLRAGVDCFEHTGLATEPRYPDEVIRLIEQRNASLYWVPTLEGLYLYALTEQYPERLDDPRLKMTLPPDLYRDIRESLRHISQLEYFVLTKRRIPTLKTKFQQLRDAGVTLLVGTDSGIPMNFHFDSTWRELYTWQQLGVPPMDAIRAATFWPARLLRRPDLGVIAPGKKADVIVVDGNPLEDLRELRHVVTVIKAGQIYVEDGRWVFGK from the coding sequence ATGCGGGGGTGGAAAAGGGGACTGTACTTCATCGTCCTGGGTGTGCTCACGAGCGTGAGCCTCGGTCGGCCCTCACCGAACGGGCCACCGGCCGGCCGTCCCATTGCCCTGGTCGGGGGCATGTTGATCGACGGTTACGGGGGACCACCCCTGCAGGACGCCGTCGTCCTCATCGAGGGGGATGAAATCCGGGCCGTCGGTTCCGTCGGAAGCATTTCGATCCCGCCCGACGCTTACGTCATCGACACGGACGGCAAGACCGTCCTGCCGGGTCTGATGGACATGCACGTCCATCTGGACATCCTCGGGCACGCCGACTATGCCTACTGGTTTACGAAGTACCGGGGCCGGTGGCTGGACCTCATCATGCCGATTGCGGCCCGCCAGCTCCTGATGGCTGGCGTGACGACGGTCCGGGACGTCGGGGCCGAACTCGAGAGCATCATCGAATTCAAGCGGCGAGTCGAACGGGGTCAAGTCCCGGGACCGCGTCTCTTTGTCAGCGGGCCCTTCCTCCAGGTGGCCGAGACGATCAGCGATTACGATAAAGACTTCCGATGGCCCGTCCGGGACGTCGCCGACGCCCGGGCCAAAGTCCGGAAGCTCGTCGAGGCCGGCGTCGACCTCATCAAGCTCATCGACCAGGACCGGATGCCCCAGGAGGTCGTCAACGCCATCGTGGACGAGGCCCACCGGCACGGCCGTCACGTGGCGGCCCATGCCCATCGGGAGGGTGAGATCATTCAGGGCCTGCGGGCCGGCGTGGACTGCTTCGAGCATACGGGGTTGGCGACGGAACCCCGCTATCCGGACGAGGTCATCCGCCTGATCGAACAACGGAACGCCAGCCTCTATTGGGTCCCGACCCTCGAGGGCCTTTACCTGTACGCCCTGACCGAGCAGTATCCGGAGCGGCTCGACGACCCCCGCCTGAAGATGACTCTCCCGCCAGACCTGTACAGGGACATCCGGGAGTCCCTCCGACACATCAGCCAGTTGGAGTACTTTGTCTTGACTAAGCGACGGATTCCGACGCTGAAGACGAAATTCCAGCAACTCCGGGATGCCGGCGTGACCCTCCTGGTCGGGACCGACTCGGGCATCCCCATGAACTTCCACTTCGACTCGACGTGGCGGGAACTCTACACGTGGCAACAGCTCGGCGTGCCGCCCATGGACGCCATCCGGGCCGCCACGTTCTGGCCGGCCCGGCTCCTTCGGCGGCCTGACCTGGGCGTCATCGCGCCCGGGAAAAAGGCAGACGTCATCGTCGTGGACGGCAATCCTTTGGAGGACCTGCGGGAGCTTCGGCACGTCGTGACAGTCATCAAGGCCGGCCAGATTTACGTGGAAGACGGCCGCTGGGTCTTCGGTAAGTGA
- the tmk gene encoding Thymidylate kinase translates to MPLQRRPEDRVGLLISFEGVDGSGKTTQARRLAEALRQAGWPVVLTREPGGTSLGEQFRRILLQPPPPPATGPAPLTELLLYLADRAQHWQEVVEPALRSRQMVVSDRFIDSTLAYQGVARGFGIETLIEVHQKLGLLRWPDCTVLLDVDPRLGLQRKRRQAQTATSLAEWSRFEREDAAFHQAVAEGYRRLAEMFPDRIVVVPADADPDTVFQRVQAALRQKFPWLLP, encoded by the coding sequence GTGCCGCTTCAGAGACGGCCTGAGGACCGAGTCGGATTGCTGATCTCGTTTGAGGGCGTGGACGGCTCCGGCAAGACGACCCAGGCCCGACGCCTGGCCGAGGCCCTCCGCCAAGCCGGTTGGCCCGTCGTCCTGACCCGAGAGCCCGGCGGCACGTCCCTGGGAGAGCAATTCCGGCGTATTCTCCTGCAACCCCCACCCCCGCCGGCGACCGGCCCGGCGCCGCTGACCGAACTACTCCTCTATTTAGCCGACCGGGCCCAGCATTGGCAAGAAGTCGTCGAACCGGCCCTGCGGAGCCGACAAATGGTCGTCTCGGACCGTTTCATCGATTCGACCCTGGCCTATCAAGGCGTCGCCCGGGGCTTCGGGATCGAGACGCTCATCGAGGTCCATCAGAAGCTGGGTCTCCTACGGTGGCCGGACTGTACGGTCCTCTTGGACGTCGACCCCCGCCTGGGGCTTCAGCGCAAACGTCGCCAGGCCCAGACGGCGACCTCGCTGGCCGAATGGAGTCGATTTGAACGGGAGGATGCGGCTTTTCACCAGGCCGTGGCCGAGGGCTACCGACGACTGGCCGAGATGTTCCCCGACCGCATCGTCGTCGTCCCGGCCGACGCCGACCCGGACACCGTATTCCAGAGAGTTCAGGCCGCCTTGCGTCAGAAGTTTCCGTGGCTTCTGCCGTAA
- the rsmB gene encoding Ribosomal RNA small subunit methyltransferase B: MRKRRRTVKSVGSPRKGVRLRKMAYQVLWAVERGADADTVLENFRSQLWDPRDRDLLTEIVQGVLRKQAYLDHVLHALTGGSYYDLDPAARILLRIGLYQLLEMDRIPPYAAVHATVEVSRHISGVSTKLVNAVLRKAVGLNGRSLLPDRAQDPIRYLAVRYSFPQWMVRRWVEWWGEAKAEAVLQALQARPVLYIRRHLPVPDERFIELLRQERLIVEPVPGIPDCFRVVEGRPQRTPSFRKGYFAIQDATSQIVSLLVRVRPGETLLDACAAPGNKTTRFLQQMDYRGTVVVADVSPARLRETLENLRRWLQRERLSDANLRVLPIVGDMRTPPLRPDVLFDWVVVDAPCSNLGVAHRHPELKWRLRPEDIQALGRLQGALLAGVAPHVRPGGFLLYAVCTLEREETYDVVEAFLKTHPDFSPVPLRSLGGPACIEAFIEDRHFFVAWPDRFPADGFFGVVFRRRAS; this comes from the coding sequence ATGCGGAAGCGGCGACGGACTGTCAAGTCGGTCGGGTCGCCCCGAAAGGGCGTCCGCCTTCGGAAGATGGCCTACCAGGTCCTGTGGGCCGTCGAACGGGGGGCCGATGCCGATACCGTCTTGGAAAACTTCCGAAGCCAGCTCTGGGACCCCCGGGACCGGGACCTCCTGACGGAGATCGTCCAGGGGGTCTTGCGGAAGCAGGCGTATCTGGATCACGTCCTGCATGCCCTCACCGGGGGGTCTTACTATGACCTCGACCCGGCGGCCCGAATCCTCCTGCGGATCGGACTGTACCAGCTCTTGGAGATGGACCGGATACCGCCCTATGCGGCCGTCCATGCGACCGTCGAGGTCTCCCGGCATATCAGCGGCGTTTCGACCAAGCTCGTCAACGCCGTCCTCCGGAAGGCCGTCGGCCTGAACGGACGGTCGCTCCTTCCCGACCGGGCCCAGGACCCCATCCGCTACCTGGCCGTTCGGTATTCTTTCCCCCAATGGATGGTCCGCCGGTGGGTCGAATGGTGGGGCGAAGCCAAGGCGGAGGCCGTCCTGCAGGCCCTCCAGGCCCGGCCCGTGCTGTACATCCGGCGGCATCTGCCCGTGCCCGACGAAAGGTTCATCGAGCTCCTACGTCAGGAACGCCTCATCGTGGAACCGGTTCCCGGCATCCCGGACTGCTTCCGGGTCGTCGAGGGCCGACCCCAACGGACGCCCAGCTTTCGGAAGGGCTACTTCGCTATCCAGGACGCGACCTCACAAATCGTGAGCCTCCTCGTGCGGGTCCGCCCCGGCGAGACCTTGCTGGATGCCTGCGCGGCACCCGGGAACAAGACGACCCGGTTCCTCCAGCAGATGGACTATCGGGGCACGGTCGTCGTCGCCGACGTCTCCCCTGCCCGACTCCGCGAGACCCTGGAAAACCTTCGGCGATGGCTCCAACGAGAACGGCTTTCGGACGCGAACCTTCGGGTCCTACCCATCGTCGGCGACATGAGAACACCACCCCTACGGCCGGACGTGCTCTTTGACTGGGTCGTCGTCGATGCGCCCTGCTCCAACCTGGGGGTCGCCCATCGTCACCCGGAGCTGAAGTGGCGCCTTCGGCCGGAGGACATTCAGGCCCTGGGCCGACTGCAGGGGGCGCTCCTGGCCGGCGTGGCCCCTCACGTGCGGCCGGGCGGCTTCCTGCTGTACGCCGTGTGCACCCTCGAGCGGGAGGAGACCTACGACGTCGTGGAGGCGTTTCTGAAGACGCACCCCGACTTCTCCCCCGTCCCCCTGCGGAGTCTTGGGGGGCCGGCCTGCATCGAGGCCTTCATAGAAGACCGGCACTTCTTCGTGGCTTGGCCCGACCGATTTCCGGCCGACGGCTTTTTCGGGGTCGTCTTCCGGCGGAGAGCCTCGTGA
- the actP_1 gene encoding Copper-transporting P-type ATPase, whose product MRGFFFGSGSSPRKTPKTPTREKPARDPVCGMTLNPRYVEHFTEWQGVRYGFCSLSCKLLFDQDPDYYIRMQDSASGPGS is encoded by the coding sequence ATGCGAGGCTTCTTCTTCGGGTCCGGCTCGTCGCCCCGGAAGACTCCGAAGACCCCGACCCGGGAGAAGCCGGCCCGGGACCCCGTGTGTGGGATGACCCTGAACCCCCGCTACGTCGAGCACTTCACGGAGTGGCAAGGCGTGCGATACGGTTTTTGTAGCCTGTCCTGCAAACTCCTGTTTGACCAGGACCCGGACTACTATATTCGGATGCAAGACTCGGCGTCGGGACCGGGGTCTTAG
- the nagC gene encoding N-acetylglucosamine repressor — protein MWLGIAIGPTFLKVGVVENDRLVYREVFPLEGRDLTGFLDEVDAVYQRVLTQFPAQGLGVALQAILSYPEGVVQHAPQLAFLQGEPLKFHLERRWSRSVVVASEAQMAAYGEYRLHPEVQRSQARHLVYLAVENGLSGGVVVDGRPYWGAHGWAGTIGHIPIQPDGPECTCGRRGCLEAFVTPQGILQRLQSVLWRHPQSRLRQIRLANLRVEDVLEAARFGDPAAQEVIEEAAQVLSLGVHMVASLLDPDVIVVGGSIVGSNDFFVEMVSQRAHAYGPAESSSTPLILPSHLKYFASVWGAALAAEMAQTAGRSSRPSRRKKSP, from the coding sequence GTGTGGTTGGGCATCGCGATTGGCCCGACCTTCTTGAAGGTCGGTGTCGTTGAAAACGACCGACTCGTATACCGGGAGGTCTTTCCCCTCGAAGGTCGAGACTTAACGGGCTTTCTGGATGAGGTCGATGCGGTATATCAGCGGGTCTTGACCCAGTTTCCCGCCCAGGGCCTGGGCGTTGCCCTGCAAGCCATCCTTTCGTATCCGGAGGGTGTCGTCCAACATGCGCCCCAACTGGCCTTTCTACAGGGGGAACCGCTGAAGTTTCATCTGGAACGGCGATGGTCTCGGTCGGTCGTGGTGGCCAGCGAGGCCCAGATGGCCGCCTATGGCGAGTATCGGCTTCACCCCGAGGTTCAGCGTAGCCAGGCTCGGCACCTCGTGTATCTGGCCGTCGAAAACGGCTTGAGCGGAGGCGTTGTCGTGGACGGCCGCCCTTACTGGGGTGCTCACGGATGGGCCGGCACTATCGGGCACATCCCCATCCAGCCGGACGGACCCGAGTGTACCTGCGGCCGTCGGGGCTGTCTGGAGGCCTTTGTGACGCCGCAAGGGATTCTCCAGCGGCTTCAGTCCGTCTTGTGGCGGCATCCCCAATCTCGACTTCGGCAGATCCGCTTGGCCAACCTGCGGGTCGAGGACGTCTTAGAGGCGGCCCGCTTTGGGGACCCCGCCGCCCAGGAGGTCATCGAGGAAGCGGCTCAGGTGCTGAGTCTGGGGGTCCACATGGTCGCGAGTTTACTGGACCCCGACGTGATCGTCGTCGGGGGAAGTATCGTCGGTTCGAACGACTTCTTCGTCGAAATGGTGTCTCAACGGGCCCATGCGTATGGGCCGGCTGAATCGTCGTCGACGCCGCTGATCCTGCCTTCCCATTTAAAGTACTTCGCCAGTGTCTGGGGGGCCGCCTTGGCCGCCGAGATGGCCCAGACGGCGGGACGGTCATCCCGTCCATCCCGTCGTAAGAAATCCCCGTAA
- the petE gene encoding Plastocyanin: protein MAYRRVLFTGLFLGVFLGGWAWAQGQVHKVSINDKRPWFTPNNLRVNVGDTVEWSNVSAGWHRMADVGGAFLSKTLAPGETFRFTFTKPGVYDVRCLTHPVYMRMKVFVGVDDATWQKEQYRIPTPTKVPPPNAKGEPGDEVWVCAQFSDTVQVIDPASNRVRQAIRVEGDPHNIWPSEDGKYMYVTSWHRDYVTVIDAQAKRVVRSLKVGPNCAHVMYDPNDPNVVFATIQGADYIVKFDREAGKVLKTYKMPREAPHGFWFTPKGKGHYVLVPHTVPAGGVTIVNLDTDKVALVETGVLSVAVGITPDGKKAYVANALSGTVSVVDIPNAKKIKDIQVGPGVIQLPVDPTGKYVVAAVGGTGEAVVIDTAKDEVIKRIPSGQSPHGVAYSHNGKYAWVTNEFDDHVTRITMGTWETVKIPLLRAPYTGGNGITSLTARFMISPPAPKVAGIP, encoded by the coding sequence ATGGCTTATCGGCGTGTCCTGTTCACCGGACTGTTCTTGGGTGTCTTCCTGGGCGGCTGGGCCTGGGCCCAGGGACAGGTCCATAAGGTCTCCATCAATGACAAGCGCCCGTGGTTTACGCCCAACAATCTGCGCGTGAACGTCGGCGACACCGTCGAGTGGAGTAACGTCTCGGCCGGCTGGCATCGGATGGCCGACGTCGGCGGGGCTTTTCTGTCGAAGACCCTGGCGCCCGGCGAGACGTTCCGGTTCACCTTCACGAAACCGGGGGTTTATGACGTCCGTTGTCTGACCCATCCGGTCTACATGCGGATGAAGGTCTTCGTCGGCGTCGACGATGCCACCTGGCAGAAGGAGCAGTACCGGATCCCGACGCCCACGAAGGTCCCGCCTCCGAATGCCAAGGGTGAGCCCGGCGATGAGGTGTGGGTCTGCGCCCAGTTCTCCGATACCGTTCAGGTCATCGACCCCGCCAGCAATCGCGTTCGTCAGGCCATCCGCGTGGAAGGCGACCCGCATAACATCTGGCCGTCTGAGGACGGCAAGTACATGTATGTCACGAGCTGGCACCGGGATTACGTCACGGTCATCGACGCTCAGGCCAAGCGGGTCGTCCGGTCCCTGAAGGTCGGTCCCAACTGCGCCCACGTCATGTACGACCCCAACGACCCCAACGTGGTCTTTGCCACGATTCAGGGGGCTGACTACATCGTTAAGTTCGACCGGGAAGCCGGGAAGGTCCTGAAGACCTACAAGATGCCTCGGGAAGCGCCCCACGGCTTCTGGTTTACCCCCAAGGGGAAGGGTCACTACGTGTTGGTTCCCCACACAGTCCCGGCGGGCGGCGTCACGATCGTGAACCTGGATACGGACAAAGTGGCGTTGGTCGAGACGGGCGTCTTGTCGGTGGCCGTCGGGATCACGCCGGACGGCAAGAAGGCCTACGTCGCCAATGCGCTATCGGGAACGGTCTCGGTCGTGGACATCCCCAACGCTAAAAAGATCAAGGACATTCAGGTCGGCCCGGGCGTCATCCAGCTTCCCGTCGACCCGACGGGCAAGTACGTCGTCGCCGCCGTCGGCGGGACGGGTGAGGCCGTCGTCATCGATACGGCCAAGGACGAGGTCATCAAGCGGATCCCCAGTGGCCAGAGCCCCCACGGCGTCGCCTACAGTCATAATGGCAAGTACGCCTGGGTGACCAACGAGTTCGACGACCACGTGACCCGCATCACGATGGGCACCTGGGAGACCGTCAAGATTCCGCTCCTGCGGGCGCCTTACACGGGCGGCAACGGCATCACGTCCCTGACGGCCCGTTTCATGATCAGCCCGCCCGCTCCCAAGGTCGCTGGAATCCCTTAA
- the ctaG gene encoding Cytochrome c oxidase assembly protein CtaG, translating into MMRCWRRWWMAGGIVLAVVGMAVGAAGPRKIPVVFRVHVPEELPLQVEARPAEADVEVGKRFRIEYTFRNPSNQTVRFIAGHFVAPAEYYAYFEMIECFCITGPDKRSRAITLKPGESLDAAAVIKIDKTIPDVRRLTFSYLLVPAPVEEADGQVGRWAGRQIGRWADRQMGRWAGGATPIGCGIRDTRCGITGMAGPGR; encoded by the coding sequence ATGATGCGCTGTTGGCGGCGATGGTGGATGGCTGGGGGCATCGTCCTGGCCGTCGTCGGGATGGCCGTCGGGGCGGCGGGACCCCGCAAGATTCCCGTCGTCTTCCGGGTTCACGTCCCTGAAGAATTGCCCCTGCAGGTCGAGGCCCGGCCGGCCGAGGCCGACGTCGAGGTCGGCAAGCGCTTCCGCATCGAATACACCTTTCGGAATCCCTCGAATCAGACCGTCCGCTTTATCGCGGGCCACTTTGTCGCCCCGGCCGAATACTACGCCTATTTCGAGATGATCGAGTGCTTCTGCATCACGGGACCCGACAAACGCTCCCGGGCCATCACACTGAAGCCGGGCGAGTCCCTCGATGCGGCGGCGGTCATCAAGATCGACAAGACGATCCCGGACGTGCGGCGTCTGACGTTTTCGTACCTCCTCGTGCCGGCGCCGGTAGAGGAAGCGGATGGGCAGGTGGGCAGGTGGGCAGGTCGGCAGATAGGCAGGTGGGCAGATAGGCAGATGGGCAGGTGGGCCGGTGGGGCAACCCCCATAGGATGCGGGATACGAGATACGAGATGCGGGATAACAGGAATGGCGGGGCCTGGGCGATAG
- the fixN gene encoding Cytochrome c oxidase subunit 1, bacteroid, with translation MTDRATTHPAPLAPSGAGERPLVNLTLVKYHIIASLVWFFVGLTGGFLFSMQFFRYYPFPGVELLSPGRVRMVHTNMMAYGFILNAYFAGMLWAIPRLTGFPILSDKLGKVFFWGWQVILAFVVGGILTGHAQAVEWGETPIFTDPFIALWALLGIVNLVAPILKTRGRPLYVTLWYFTASFVWTILNYLMGNYIPQFFVPGAGGAAVAGLFIHDLVGLFVTPIGWGLMYYFVPSILNRPIWSHALSLVGFWGLAFFYPLNGVHHFLYSTIPMYVQYGAVTATVAVELVVTTVIVNFFMTLRGMGRTLVTSLPIRWFYTGMVAYFTTCLQCAVQVQLPVQQIIHFTDWVVAHAHLVMFAVFGSWIMGFFTELWPRLVRRPWKSRALLEWHYWLTTLGIWLMFLTLTALGLQEGYLWRGLNPWEDMLRSAIPFWVFRTFTGLMIIAGTVVFAYHAWATARQPAPAAVAERVEGAEPAAL, from the coding sequence ATGACAGACCGCGCCACGACGCATCCGGCGCCTTTGGCGCCGTCCGGGGCCGGGGAGCGCCCCCTGGTCAACCTGACGCTCGTCAAGTACCACATCATCGCCAGCCTCGTGTGGTTCTTCGTCGGTCTGACGGGCGGGTTCCTGTTCTCGATGCAGTTCTTCCGGTACTATCCGTTCCCAGGCGTCGAGCTCCTGTCGCCCGGTCGGGTTCGGATGGTCCACACGAACATGATGGCTTACGGGTTCATCCTGAATGCCTACTTCGCCGGGATGCTGTGGGCGATCCCCCGTCTGACGGGCTTCCCGATCCTGTCGGATAAGCTCGGGAAGGTCTTCTTCTGGGGCTGGCAGGTCATTCTGGCTTTCGTCGTCGGGGGCATCCTGACGGGGCATGCCCAGGCCGTCGAGTGGGGCGAGACACCCATCTTTACCGACCCCTTCATCGCCCTGTGGGCTCTGCTGGGGATCGTGAATCTGGTAGCGCCCATCCTCAAGACGCGGGGCCGGCCCCTGTACGTCACCCTGTGGTACTTCACGGCGTCCTTCGTGTGGACGATCCTGAACTACCTGATGGGCAACTACATCCCGCAGTTCTTCGTCCCGGGCGCCGGCGGGGCGGCCGTCGCCGGCCTGTTCATCCACGACCTCGTCGGGCTGTTCGTGACGCCCATCGGGTGGGGCCTGATGTACTACTTCGTCCCGTCGATCCTGAACCGGCCCATCTGGAGCCACGCCCTGTCGTTGGTCGGCTTCTGGGGCCTGGCCTTCTTCTATCCCCTGAACGGGGTTCACCACTTCCTGTACAGCACGATCCCGATGTACGTCCAGTACGGAGCCGTCACGGCGACGGTCGCCGTCGAGCTGGTCGTCACGACGGTCATCGTCAACTTCTTCATGACGCTCCGGGGGATGGGCCGGACGCTGGTGACGAGCCTGCCGATCCGGTGGTTCTACACGGGGATGGTCGCCTACTTTACGACGTGTCTCCAGTGCGCCGTCCAGGTCCAGCTCCCCGTCCAGCAGATCATTCACTTCACCGACTGGGTCGTCGCCCATGCCCACCTCGTCATGTTCGCCGTCTTCGGGTCCTGGATCATGGGCTTCTTTACGGAGCTGTGGCCCCGTCTGGTGCGGCGGCCCTGGAAGAGCCGGGCCCTGCTGGAATGGCACTACTGGCTGACGACGCTGGGCATCTGGCTGATGTTCCTGACTTTAACGGCCTTGGGCCTCCAGGAGGGTTACCTGTGGCGAGGTTTGAATCCGTGGGAGGATATGCTTCGGTCCGCTATTCCCTTCTGGGTCTTCCGGACCTTTACGGGCCTGATGATCATCGCTGGGACGGTCGTCTTTGCCTATCACGCCTGGGCGACGGCCCGTCAGCCGGCACCGGCGGCCGTCGCCGAGCGGGTCGAGGGCGCCGAGCCGGCGGCCCTGTGA